In one uncultured Devosia sp. genomic region, the following are encoded:
- a CDS encoding methyl-accepting chemotaxis protein, with product MGIFSRHNSDDDRAKVEAIMRSQAVIEFNLDGTIITANDNFLAALGYELKEIQGKHHRIFVDPEEANSSEYKQFWTDLAHGQFQSAAYRRIAKGGREVWIQATYNPVFDRHGKPFKVIKFATDITEQKNQAADHEAQIAAISRAQAVIEFSLDGTISNANENFLKTLGYELDEIAGKHHRMFVDPVHASSADYRQFWQRLHDGEYVSGEFQRVGKHGKNVWIQASYNPVLDARGRPVKVVKFATDITERKRAEGIIAQLNASLTKMAEGDLSGHIDTEFTGDYEKLRLAFNQSLSRLLDIVTSLRSTSRSLKNATGEILAGANDLSERTTKQAATIEETSASVEQLSTAVHENADRAATASQKAKTVATSATEGGAVMEQANSAMDAIESSSAKISNIIGLIDDIAFQTNLLALNASVEAARAGDAGKGFAVVAVEVRRLAQSAAQASSEVKVLIEASASEVKIGSRLVGQVSSKLRDIVAGAQESSALIDSIALANSEQSSSLEEVSIAVRQMDEMTQHNAALVEETNAAIEQTEAQASELDHIVDIFKLNDVAATAPTPVHVRPAPQVYRPKPALRTVGNAAISEDWNEF from the coding sequence ATGGGTATTTTTTCGCGCCATAACAGCGATGACGACCGGGCCAAGGTGGAGGCGATCATGCGCAGCCAGGCGGTGATCGAGTTCAATCTCGACGGCACGATCATTACCGCAAATGACAATTTTCTCGCCGCGCTCGGCTATGAGCTCAAGGAAATCCAGGGCAAGCATCACCGTATTTTCGTCGATCCGGAAGAGGCCAATTCCTCCGAATACAAGCAGTTCTGGACCGATCTGGCGCATGGCCAGTTCCAGTCGGCGGCCTATAGGCGCATCGCCAAGGGCGGGCGTGAGGTGTGGATCCAGGCGACCTACAATCCGGTCTTCGACCGGCATGGCAAGCCGTTCAAGGTCATCAAGTTCGCCACCGACATTACCGAGCAGAAAAACCAGGCTGCCGACCACGAGGCACAGATCGCGGCGATTTCCCGTGCCCAGGCGGTGATCGAATTTTCCCTCGATGGCACGATCAGCAATGCCAACGAAAATTTTCTCAAGACGTTGGGCTATGAGCTCGACGAAATCGCCGGCAAGCATCACCGCATGTTTGTCGACCCGGTGCATGCCTCAAGCGCCGATTACCGCCAGTTCTGGCAGCGGCTGCATGACGGGGAATATGTCTCGGGCGAGTTCCAGCGCGTCGGCAAGCACGGCAAGAATGTCTGGATCCAGGCGTCGTACAATCCTGTGCTCGACGCGCGGGGGCGACCCGTCAAGGTGGTGAAGTTTGCCACCGACATCACCGAGCGCAAGCGCGCCGAGGGCATTATCGCCCAGCTCAATGCGAGCCTGACCAAGATGGCCGAGGGCGATCTCAGCGGGCATATCGATACCGAATTCACCGGCGACTACGAGAAGTTGCGGTTGGCCTTCAACCAGTCGCTGAGCCGGCTGCTGGATATCGTGACCAGCCTGCGCAGCACCTCGCGGTCGCTCAAGAATGCCACGGGCGAAATCCTTGCCGGTGCCAATGACCTCTCCGAACGCACAACCAAGCAGGCGGCGACCATCGAGGAAACTTCAGCGTCGGTCGAACAGCTCTCGACCGCCGTGCACGAGAACGCCGATCGTGCGGCGACGGCGAGCCAGAAGGCCAAGACTGTCGCCACCAGCGCGACGGAAGGCGGGGCGGTGATGGAGCAGGCCAATTCGGCTATGGATGCCATCGAGTCCTCTTCGGCCAAGATCTCCAACATCATTGGGCTGATCGACGACATAGCCTTCCAGACAAACCTGTTGGCGCTCAATGCCTCGGTCGAAGCCGCGCGTGCGGGTGATGCGGGCAAGGGCTTTGCAGTGGTTGCCGTCGAGGTGCGACGCCTGGCGCAGTCTGCTGCGCAGGCGTCCAGCGAGGTCAAGGTGTTGATTGAAGCCAGTGCCAGCGAGGTCAAGATCGGCTCGCGCCTCGTGGGTCAGGTGTCGAGCAAGCTGCGGGACATTGTCGCCGGAGCACAGGAAAGCTCGGCGCTGATCGATTCCATTGCCCTGGCCAATAGCGAGCAATCCTCTTCGCTTGAAGAGGTCAGCATTGCCGTGCGGCAGATGGACGAGATGACCCAGCACAATGCGGCGCTGGTGGAAGAGACCAATGCCGCCATCGAGCAGACCGAGGCGCAAGCCAGCGAACTCGATCATATCGTCGATATCTTCAAGCTCAACGACGTCGCCGCCACGGCGCCCACGCCCGTTCACGTGCGGCCGGCGCCGCAGGTCTATCGCCCCAAGCCTGCCCTGCGGACTGTCGGCAATGCGGCGATTTCCGAGGACTGGAACGAGTTCTAG
- a CDS encoding DUF1801 domain-containing protein, translating to MLTSVVDSVYSKSFADLVAPLPEPVSEMTARLVALVAAHPGLTGKVMTGWRSVNFRHSHAGHVCSVFPHPDRVSLYFEHGRLLEHGEGLLEGDGLKRGRYLRLYPGDDIPVDRIGMLLGEAIALFA from the coding sequence ATGCTGACCTCCGTTGTCGATTCCGTGTATTCCAAGAGCTTTGCCGATCTCGTCGCGCCGCTGCCCGAACCGGTCAGCGAAATGACGGCGCGGCTGGTGGCGCTGGTCGCGGCGCATCCGGGCCTGACCGGCAAGGTGATGACGGGCTGGCGTTCGGTCAATTTCCGTCATTCGCACGCGGGGCATGTCTGTTCGGTGTTTCCACATCCCGATCGCGTCTCGCTCTATTTCGAGCATGGTCGGCTCCTGGAGCATGGCGAAGGCCTGCTCGAGGGCGATGGGTTGAAGCGCGGCCGTTATCTTCGGCTCTATCCCGGTGACGACATTCCGGTCGACAGGATCGGCATGCTGCTTGGCGAAGCCATTGCCCTTTTTGCCTGA
- a CDS encoding methylglyoxal synthase, which produces MARIGLVAHDDKKDDLCRWAEHHKHKLSQHELWGTGTTGSRVMAATGMSVTLLKSGPLGGDQQLGAMICEGELDVLIFFIDPLSAQPHDVDVKALTRLATLYDVPCANNKSTADAVLAYL; this is translated from the coding sequence ATGGCGCGTATCGGGCTCGTGGCTCACGATGACAAGAAGGACGATCTCTGCCGCTGGGCCGAGCATCACAAGCACAAGCTGAGCCAGCACGAGCTTTGGGGCACGGGCACGACGGGTAGCCGGGTGATGGCTGCCACGGGTATGAGCGTCACCCTGCTCAAGAGCGGACCCCTGGGCGGCGACCAGCAGCTCGGCGCGATGATTTGCGAAGGCGAGCTTGACGTGCTGATCTTCTTCATCGACCCGCTCTCTGCCCAGCCCCATGATGTGGACGTCAAGGCGCTGACGCGGCTTGCCACGCTCTATGACGTGCCCTGCGCCAACAACAAATCCACAGCAGACGCGGTTCTGGCCTATCTCTGA
- a CDS encoding ABC transporter ATP-binding protein has product MSSELVIDVRNVTKRFGGLTAVNNCSLSVRRGSVTGLIGPNGAGKSTLFNIVAGNIVPDEGSVIFDGKDVTGLKPHELFRTGMLRTFQIAHEFSQMTALENLMMVPGDQPGEHLMQTWFRPGLVRSREIEVRKKALDVIDFLKLGHVRNELAGNLSGGQKKLLELGRTMMVDAKVVLLDEVAAGVNKTLLNDLAANIERMNKELGYTFFVIEHDMDLIGRLCDPVIVMAQGEKIAEGPMAEIRANPQIVEAYFGTPVEVV; this is encoded by the coding sequence GTGTCCTCTGAATTAGTTATCGACGTTCGCAACGTCACGAAACGCTTTGGCGGCCTGACGGCGGTCAACAATTGTTCGCTATCGGTGCGCCGCGGCTCTGTTACCGGGCTGATCGGGCCCAATGGCGCCGGCAAGTCCACGCTATTCAACATCGTGGCCGGCAATATCGTGCCCGACGAGGGCTCGGTGATCTTTGACGGCAAGGATGTGACGGGCCTCAAGCCGCACGAATTGTTCCGCACCGGCATGCTGCGCACCTTCCAGATCGCGCATGAATTTTCGCAGATGACGGCGCTGGAAAATCTGATGATGGTGCCGGGCGACCAGCCGGGCGAGCATCTGATGCAAACCTGGTTCCGGCCGGGCCTTGTGCGCTCGCGCGAAATCGAGGTGCGCAAGAAGGCACTGGATGTCATCGACTTCCTCAAGCTTGGTCACGTGCGCAACGAGTTGGCCGGCAATCTCTCGGGTGGCCAGAAGAAGCTTCTCGAGCTTGGCCGCACCATGATGGTCGATGCCAAGGTCGTGCTGCTCGACGAAGTGGCGGCCGGCGTCAACAAGACGCTGCTCAACGACCTTGCCGCCAATATCGAGCGGATGAACAAGGAGCTGGGCTACACCTTCTTCGTCATCGAGCATGACATGGACCTGATCGGGCGCCTGTGCGACCCGGTTATCGTCATGGCGCAGGGCGAAAAGATCGCCGAGGGCCCGATGGCCGAAATCCGCGCCAATCCCCAAATCGTCGAAGCCTATTTCGGCACTCCGGTCGAGGTAGTGTAA
- a CDS encoding ABC transporter ATP-binding protein, giving the protein MALLELKHVVGGYGGAPILNGVNMAIEQSDIGVIVGPNGAGKSTTLKAIFGLLKVTGGTVEFLGENIVNSLPDKLVPKGLSFVPQEKNVFTSMTVEENLEMGAFTRTDDFSETMQWVYEMFPVLAEKRRQPAGELSGGQRQMVAMGRALMSKPKLLMLDEPSAGLSPRYVIEIFETIVRVNKEGVGILMVEQNARQALAFASRGFVLAQGQNRFTGTGAELIADPEVAKSFLGG; this is encoded by the coding sequence ATGGCCTTGCTAGAACTCAAACACGTCGTCGGCGGCTATGGCGGCGCGCCGATCCTCAATGGCGTCAACATGGCCATCGAGCAGAGCGACATCGGCGTCATCGTCGGCCCCAATGGCGCCGGCAAGTCGACGACGCTCAAGGCCATATTCGGCCTGCTCAAGGTCACAGGCGGCACGGTGGAATTCCTGGGCGAAAACATCGTCAACTCGCTGCCCGACAAGCTGGTGCCCAAGGGCCTGAGCTTTGTGCCGCAGGAAAAGAATGTCTTCACCTCCATGACCGTCGAGGAAAATCTCGAAATGGGTGCCTTCACCCGGACCGATGATTTTTCCGAGACCATGCAATGGGTCTACGAGATGTTCCCCGTGCTGGCCGAAAAGCGTCGCCAGCCGGCGGGCGAGCTTTCTGGCGGCCAGCGCCAGATGGTCGCCATGGGCCGCGCTCTGATGAGCAAGCCAAAGCTCCTGATGCTCGACGAGCCGTCCGCAGGCCTGTCACCGCGCTATGTGATCGAAATCTTCGAGACCATCGTGCGCGTCAACAAGGAGGGCGTGGGCATTCTCATGGTTGAGCAAAATGCGCGACAGGCACTTGCCTTCGCATCCAGGGGCTTTGTGCTTGCACAGGGCCAGAACCGCTTCACCGGCACGGGCGCAGAGCTCATCGCCGATCCCGAAGTCGCCAAAAGTTTCCTCGGGGGCTGA
- a CDS encoding branched-chain amino acid ABC transporter permease: MDELIFFINRVLISGTVLGSIYALGAIGVTLIFGILRFAHFAHGDMMTMGAFVSFVLAAALASMGIMLPLPMAFVVLPVAMVITAILALGIDKGFYAPLRARGAKPVTLLIASIGVTLMLQGLIRLVFGSGTQNIYVGGETKEIFRFDMSWLGGTRPISITEPQVIMFVVTAALVLALHFFLTRSRLGKAMRAMADNAPLAQVSGINTALVVRVTWVIAGALACVAGTMLSLDVALMPDLAFNIVLPIFAAAIVGGLGHAYGAIVGGFLIAFAETLAVFNWTAVLRPLNAVLPEGMALPANLALVPTEYKLTVAFVILVITLLVRPTGIFKGASS, encoded by the coding sequence GTGGACGAACTCATTTTCTTTATCAATCGCGTGCTGATCTCGGGCACCGTGCTGGGCTCGATCTACGCCCTTGGTGCCATTGGCGTGACGCTGATCTTCGGCATCCTGCGCTTTGCCCATTTCGCGCATGGCGACATGATGACCATGGGAGCCTTTGTGTCCTTCGTGCTGGCCGCCGCGCTGGCCTCGATGGGCATCATGCTGCCGCTGCCGATGGCTTTCGTCGTGTTGCCGGTAGCCATGGTGATTACCGCCATCCTGGCGCTGGGGATCGACAAGGGTTTTTACGCCCCGCTGCGCGCCCGTGGCGCCAAGCCGGTAACCTTGCTTATCGCGTCCATTGGCGTGACACTGATGCTGCAGGGCCTGATCCGGCTGGTGTTCGGCTCAGGTACACAGAACATCTATGTCGGTGGCGAGACCAAGGAAATCTTCCGTTTCGACATGAGCTGGCTGGGCGGCACTCGCCCGATCAGCATCACCGAGCCGCAGGTCATCATGTTCGTGGTGACCGCCGCCCTTGTGCTGGCCCTGCATTTCTTCCTCACCCGCTCGCGGCTGGGCAAGGCGATGCGCGCCATGGCCGACAATGCGCCACTGGCGCAGGTCTCGGGCATCAACACGGCGCTGGTCGTGCGCGTCACCTGGGTGATCGCCGGCGCGCTGGCCTGCGTCGCTGGCACCATGCTGTCGCTCGACGTGGCGCTGATGCCCGATCTCGCCTTCAACATCGTGCTCCCCATCTTTGCGGCGGCAATCGTGGGTGGTCTTGGTCATGCCTATGGCGCGATCGTAGGCGGTTTCCTGATCGCCTTCGCCGAAACGCTGGCGGTGTTCAACTGGACGGCGGTGCTGCGCCCGCTCAATGCAGTTCTGCCTGAGGGAATGGCCTTGCCGGCAAATCTGGCGCTGGTGCCCACCGAGTACAAGCTGACCGTCGCCTTCGTCATTCTCGTCATAACCCTTCTGGTCCGTCCGACCGGTATCTTCAAGGGAGCCTCGTCATGA